The sequence TGCCATAGCCTTTTTGCCTCCTTTTCTTATCCTTTTTTGAAGGCCGAAACATTTTCTTTTATGGTGATCCTAATTTGCCGATGGATTTATTTGGCGATCACTCATATTCAGATAAGTTATTAAATCTTCTCGATCTATTCTTGATTGCCTCAAAGATGATATATTGCATTTGTTAAAGAAGCTCTCTGAATACTGCCCCATAAAACTACTATAAATTCATTTATGCACCATATCTTATAATGTTTAATTTATAAGTTAAATTATGCATCTACATAATCTCATTAGTGGTCATCACCTGACGAAAACGAATGTGACTAGTCtctttatgtaaaaaaaatcttaagtgAGTAGATGAACTTGTTTTCATGTTGTGGAAAGATAGATATCAAACACAAACACACTGGAAAATTACACGATCTATGGAAGAACATTAATTAATAATAGGGTTGGCCTAATCAAGATAGCCATCACACCTTAACTAAGGAAACAAAAACCCCAATTACCAATACAACTCAACATGAGAAATAAACAAACCCGACGTGAAAAGATTATTGTCGTCAGACAATTACAAAGAGATGTGATTTTCAGTAAATTATAGTAACTTATATATATTCCAGCTTGAAACAAAAACTCCCTTAGATGAAACCCTCGTTCTAGAAGGTCTTGAATGGCCAATACGTAAATATCAAGGCTAAGGCTTGCGAGGTGGGCATTGGTAGCATTTGGTGAATAGACCAAAAGTGTCGATCTGACGAACAAAATTGACCATACTTGCCCATCCTCCGAACCCGAACCCAACGACAAACACCCAAACCACAACAAATATGTTGATGCAGTAAGTACCCATCCACCCTCCCAGCACTCGTGGCGGTCTCTCCACTGCGTTCTGTTATAAAATAAGTAGATGATTTAAcccaaaaattaattattagatGTATTAAGACCATCTTCAATCAACGGAGACTTTAGAAGAGTATTtcaacattttattattttaataaaaagaagaaaagaatgtCAAATGATTCTCTCCATTGGTTTAACtttaagagatttgttagaaacactcataccatgtatcactTTATAATtggtttaactttttatttgattatgttagaattattattattatatttataagataccAAAATACCATATAATATTTTCACACAAATTAAATTGGTCTAAcacatcttttatttttctatattataTAAAGTAATAAATAGTCGTCGAAATGTGAAACTATGTAACAAATTTCTAAATTAGATTCTCTAAACAATGTTTGCTAGGAATCTAgtatcataaataaattataaccaATTGACAAATCCATTAACAATGTCtcttatgaaaaaaaaaagaatatgtgaaaaaaggaaaaagatctCACCTCTCTGGAAGGGGCAGGAGCAAAAGTAAGCATGTGAGCCAAAGCAGGGATGATGTAGACAGTGAAGCTGACAAGGAGAGATCCGACCGCAGAATTGATTGGTCCGAAAAAGGGGAAGATGATGGCTAAGAACCATATGGGTAAAACCACTGGTAACCTAGCCATGGCTCTTTTGAACATGCTCTTAGTCTCATGCACACCTATCAGTTTCTCCCACACAAAATATAACGGTGTAGACGCAAAGCCAAACGTTATAAACTGATGGATAAGCATAAGGATCACCGCGGTGTCTCTGAAACCGGACTTCGGGAGTAGAGAGAGTGCATTGGAATGAGTTAGCAATTGATCGCCAAACGCCCAGTAAACCGCAGACGCAGAAGGTAGCGTTAGCGTTAATACGTATATAGTCGCTAGTAGATATATCGCCTTGAACTTTTGCGGTTTCCACATGGCATGCATTATCTCCCTATTTACATCATTTTCGATACATAATTTAATTAACAAAGCATAGAGCAACCttttaatataagaaaaaatgcTTACACAGTGACGGCATGACCACCAAAGGTGTAGAGAATGTTGGTGGCTCCGGTAAAGTAGAGAACCATTGTGGTTGGACCCGAGTGT comes from Brassica rapa cultivar Chiifu-401-42 chromosome A02, CAAS_Brap_v3.01, whole genome shotgun sequence and encodes:
- the LOC103853090 gene encoding auxin transporter-like protein 3, coding for MAAEKIETVIAGNYLEMEREEESNTSNSNNTSSTKTKLSNFFWHGGSVYDAWFSCASNQVAQVLLTLPYSFSQLGMMSGILFQLFYGLMGSWTAYLISVLYVEYRTRKEREKFDFRNHVIQWFEVLDGLLGKHWRNIGLIFNCTFLLFGSVIQLIACASNIYYINDKLDKRTWTYIFGACCATTVFIPSFHNYRIWSFLGLAMTTYTSWYLTIASLLHGQAEDVKHSGPTTMVLYFTGATNILYTFGGHAVTVEIMHAMWKPQKFKAIYLLATIYVLTLTLPSASAVYWAFGDQLLTHSNALSLLPKSGFRDTAVILMLIHQFITFGFASTPLYFVWEKLIGVHETKSMFKRAMARLPVVLPIWFLAIIFPFFGPINSAVGSLLVSFTVYIIPALAHMLTFAPAPSRENAVERPPRVLGGWMGTYCINIFVVVWVFVVGFGFGGWASMVNFVRQIDTFGLFTKCYQCPPRKP